The window ATTTGGAAAAGTGGTTTTGAAATCTTTTTCTTTGCACTCGTTTTCTAAAAATTTATCCTAAAATAAATAGCGATGGCAAAAAATTTAGTGATAGTGGAGTCGCCTGCCAAGGCAAAAACAATTGAAGGCTTTTTGGGCAAGGAGTATTCTGTTAAGTCGAGTTTCGGACACGTTCGGGATTTGGCAAAAAAAGGAATGTCGGTAGATACGGCGAATAGTTTTGCGCCTGTTTATGAAATTTCGGCAGACAAAGAAAAATTAATTTCGGAATTAAAAAAATTAGCGAAAGGTGCAGAAACAGTTTGGTTAGCAACGGATGAGGACCGTGAAGGAGAAGCTATTTCTTGGCATTTATTCGAGACATTAAATTTAACGGATAAAAATACAAAGCGCATCGTTTTTCATGAGATTACGGAAAAAGCAATTAAAAATGCGATTGCACATCCGCGAAGCATTGATCAAAATTTAGTGGATGCGCAACAAGCGCGAAGAATATTAGATAGATTGGTTGGTTTTGAACTTTCGCCAGTGTTGTGGAAAAAAATAAAACCATCGCTTTCAGCGGGACGCGTACAATCCGTAGCGGTTCGTTTAATTGTGGAGAGAGAGCGTGAAATTACTGCTTTTACAAGTATTTCCACTTATAAAGTGGTGGCTAATTTTCAGGCTGGAAAATCAATTTTAAAAGCGGAATTAAATGAAAAATTTCGCACGCACGAAGAAGCAAATGCATTCTTAAAAAAATGTATCGGAGCCAATTTTAATATTGAAAATTTAGAAACAAAACCTTCTAAAAAGTCACCGGCAGCGCCTTTTACAACTTCTACTTTACAACAAGAAGCGAGTCGTAAATTAGGATTTTCTGTAGCGCAAACGATGATGATTGCTCAGCGATTGTACGAAGCCGGAAAAATAACTTATATGAGAACAGACTCTGTAAATCTTTCGGATACAGCGATTGATCAGGCAACGGAAGAAATTACAAGTGCGTACGGAAAAAATTATTTGAACATTCGTCATTACAAAACAAAATCAAAAGGTGCGCAAGAAGCCCACGAAGCTATTCGTCCGAGCTACATTAATAAACACAGTGTGGATGGAGAAAATAACGAAAAGCGTTTGTACGATTTAATTTGGAAACGTACGATTGCTTCGCAAATGAGCGATGCAGAATTAGAGAAAACAGTTGCTACAATTGCTGTTTCAACAACAACGGAGAAATTTGTGGCGCAAGGAGAAGTATTGAAATTTGATGGTTTTTTGAAAGTGTATATGGAATCGAGTGATGACGATTCGAGCGAAGATGAAAATCAAAAAACAATGTTACCTCCGATTAAAAAAGGAGAAGATTTAGTAGCTCAAGAAATTTCTGCAACGCAACGTTTCAGCCATCATTCGGCACGATATACGGAAGCAAGTTTGGTGAAAAAATTAGAAGAATTGGGCATTGGTAGACCTTCTACGTATGCGCCAACTATTTCTACGGTTCAAAAACGCGGCTACGTGGTGAAAGAAGACCGAGAAGGACATGAACGAAAATATAATTTTTTGTCGCTGAAATCCGAAAAAATTTCCGAAGAAATAAAAACAGAAAATACGGGTGCAGAAAAATCAAAATTATTTCCGACTGATATTGGAATTGTGGTGAATGATTTTTTGGTAACGCATTTTAAAAATATCATGGATTACAATTTCACGGCAAGTGTAGAAGAGGAGTTTGATGAAATTGCAGAAGGGAAATTAACGTGGAGTAAAATGTTGGAACGTTTTTACAAACCGTTTCATAAAAACGTAGAAGACACTTCTGATAATTCGGAACGTGCTTCGGGTGAGCGTTTGTTAGGTATTGATCCCGCCAGTGGAAAAAATATTTATGCGCGCATTGGGCGCTTCGGGCCTTTGGTGCAAATTGGCGAAGGAAATAACGAAGCAGAAAAACCAAAATTTGCGAGCTTAAAAAAAGACCAACGTTTAGAATCTATTACCTTGCAAGATGCGCTGGATTTATTTAAACTTCCGCGAAAAGGCGGTGAATTTGAAGACAAAGAAATGACAATTGCGATTGGACGTTTTGGTCCGTATATCAAACATAATAATGCGTTTTATTCTATCAAAAAAGAATACGATCCGATGACGATTAGCGCAGAAACTGCCATCGAAATTATTCTCGCTAAACGCGAAGCAGACAAAAATAAAATTATTAAAACGTTTCCAGAAAATGAAACGGTGCGTGTGTTAAACGGACGTTGGGGGCCTTACATTGCCATCGAAAAAGATAATTTTAAAATCCCGAAAGGAACAGTTCCTGAGACATTGACATTGGAAGAATGCTTGAAAATTGCTTCAGAAGATACGCGTAGTTTTAAAAAGAAATCGTTTGGCAAAAAGGCAGATGCAAAAGCTCCTGTAAAAGTAGAGAAATCAACAAAAAAGTCGGCAAAAAAAACAGTAAAAAAAGCGACTCCAAAAAATAATTTTTCAAAGGCGAAAAAAACGTCTCCAAAAAAATAATTTTTCGAACGTCTAAAATCGAACCAATCAAATGAACGATTTATCGGAATATTTTGAACCTATCGATTTATCAAAGTTAGATGCTGCAAAAACGTATCAGCCTTTGGCATTGGGAAATGTGATGGATATTTATTTTCTCGAAAAAAAATTTCCGGAATTAAAAAATGTGCACATCGCAATTGTTGGTGTGGAAGAAGACAGAGCTGCAGTAAACAATGAAGGATGTGGTTTTGCAGCTGATTACGTGCGTCAATATTTGTATAAATTATACCAAGGAAATTACGCGGTAAAAATTGCAGATTTAGGAAATATCAAAAAAGGTTTTTCGGTACAAGATTCTTATTTTGCAGTAACTGCGGTTGCTACAGAGTTGATTAAACACAATATTATTCCGTTAATTATCGGAGGCGGCCAAGATATTACGTTTGCAAATTATTTGGCCTATGAAAGTTTGGAACAAACCATTAATATGGTGGCGATTGATCCAGCTTTTGATTTAGGAGATGTTGATCAGCCGCTTGATTCGAGGTCGTATCTCAGTAAAATAATTTTACATCAGCCTAATTTTTTATTTAATTTCAGTAATATTGGGTATCAAACTTATTTTACGGATACCAACGCTTTGCAATTGATTTCGAAATTGTATTTTGATGCGTATCGTATCGGACAAGTAAGAACTTCGATGGAAGAAGCGGAGCCTGTTATTCGCAATGCAGATTTAGTAACGTTTGATATTTCCGCGATTCGTCATTCCGATGCTCCAGGAAATGGAAATGCTTCTCCCAATGGTTTTTATGGCGAAGAAGCCTGTCAGTTGGTGCGTTACGCGGGTATGAGCGATAAACTTTCGTCCATCGGTTTTTATGA of the Bacteroidia bacterium genome contains:
- the topA gene encoding type I DNA topoisomerase; this translates as MAKNLVIVESPAKAKTIEGFLGKEYSVKSSFGHVRDLAKKGMSVDTANSFAPVYEISADKEKLISELKKLAKGAETVWLATDEDREGEAISWHLFETLNLTDKNTKRIVFHEITEKAIKNAIAHPRSIDQNLVDAQQARRILDRLVGFELSPVLWKKIKPSLSAGRVQSVAVRLIVEREREITAFTSISTYKVVANFQAGKSILKAELNEKFRTHEEANAFLKKCIGANFNIENLETKPSKKSPAAPFTTSTLQQEASRKLGFSVAQTMMIAQRLYEAGKITYMRTDSVNLSDTAIDQATEEITSAYGKNYLNIRHYKTKSKGAQEAHEAIRPSYINKHSVDGENNEKRLYDLIWKRTIASQMSDAELEKTVATIAVSTTTEKFVAQGEVLKFDGFLKVYMESSDDDSSEDENQKTMLPPIKKGEDLVAQEISATQRFSHHSARYTEASLVKKLEELGIGRPSTYAPTISTVQKRGYVVKEDREGHERKYNFLSLKSEKISEEIKTENTGAEKSKLFPTDIGIVVNDFLVTHFKNIMDYNFTASVEEEFDEIAEGKLTWSKMLERFYKPFHKNVEDTSDNSERASGERLLGIDPASGKNIYARIGRFGPLVQIGEGNNEAEKPKFASLKKDQRLESITLQDALDLFKLPRKGGEFEDKEMTIAIGRFGPYIKHNNAFYSIKKEYDPMTISAETAIEIILAKREADKNKIIKTFPENETVRVLNGRWGPYIAIEKDNFKIPKGTVPETLTLEECLKIASEDTRSFKKKSFGKKADAKAPVKVEKSTKKSAKKTVKKATPKNNFSKAKKTSPKK
- a CDS encoding formimidoylglutamase encodes the protein MNDLSEYFEPIDLSKLDAAKTYQPLALGNVMDIYFLEKKFPELKNVHIAIVGVEEDRAAVNNEGCGFAADYVRQYLYKLYQGNYAVKIADLGNIKKGFSVQDSYFAVTAVATELIKHNIIPLIIGGGQDITFANYLAYESLEQTINMVAIDPAFDLGDVDQPLDSRSYLSKIILHQPNFLFNFSNIGYQTYFTDTNALQLISKLYFDAYRIGQVRTSMEEAEPVIRNADLVTFDISAIRHSDAPGNGNASPNGFYGEEACQLVRYAGMSDKLSSIGFYEINPVFDKSGQTTHLVAQMIWYFIEGFYNRKKDYPINDKTEYLKYRVSIKNNKHEIIFYKSNKSSRWWMEVPYPPNKKIKYERHCLVPCSYSDYETACKEEVPDRWWQTFQKLS